One Silene latifolia isolate original U9 population chromosome 4, ASM4854445v1, whole genome shotgun sequence DNA segment encodes these proteins:
- the LOC141653854 gene encoding basic helix-loop-helix protein 80-like — MAAFSSYQQPAFLPDTTLMPTEFIPNYHQLYSSFGIYQSNQEGSSFETSAHENSCVEQYSIHNNETCMIEKQSTHGLLMAEKALSGEQVTQNWVVPADNKWMSKNGSSLNSANSKDVKSKKLKEEKGSMNDDKKDKNEKNNVNEEPPKGYIHVRTRRGEATDSHSLAERVRREKINEKIRTLQALVPGCDKVIGKALVLDEIINYVQSLQNQVEFLLMKLASLDPTVYTSGIDPMIFETEVQGMMNNNMGLSIPLMQSTTASPATSSTLRPTFPNNPHLDASTNLLQNELNPNFLLLEDNGGSSYWEGVNDQELQSIINQFEFGLTGNNFYSLQFRRCFTSCYSPRAP; from the exons ATGGCAGCTTTTTCATCATACCAACAACCTGCATTTCTTCCTGACACTACCCTTATGCCTACTGAATTTATCCCAAATTATCATCAGTTATACTCATCTTTCGGGATTTATCAAAGTAATCAAGAGGGTTCTTCATTTGAGACTAGTGCTCATGAAAATAGCTGTGTTGAACAATATAGCATTCATAATAATGAAACTTGTATGATAGAAAAACAGAGCACACATGGTTTATTAATGGCTGAAAAAGCTTTAAGTGGTGAGCAAGTCACTCAAAATTGGGTGGTTCCTGCTGATAACAAGTGGATGTCTAAAAATGGGTCTTCCTTAAATTCTGCTAATTCTAAG GATGTGAAATCCAAGAAATTGAAGGAAGAAAAAGGATCGATGAATGATgataaaaaagacaaaaatgaaaaaaacaatGTCAATGAAGAACCTCCAAAGGGTTACATTCATGTAAGAACAAGGAGAGGTGAAGCCACAGACAGTCACAGCTTAGCTGAAAGG GTTAGGAGAGAAAAAATCAATGAAAAGATAAGGACACTTCAAGCTCTTGTGCCTGGTTGTGACAAG GTCATAGGGAAGGCCCTTGTGTTGGACGAAATTATTAATTATGTGCAATCCTTACAAAATCAAGTCGAG TTCTTGTTAATGAAGCTTGCTTCTTTGGACCCAACGGTTTACACATCCGGGATTGACCCGATGATATTCGAAACAGAAGTACAG ggtatgatgaacaataatatgGGATTATCAATTCCATTAATGCAATCCACTACTGCCAGTCCTGCTACTAGCTCTACATTAAGGCCAACCTTCCCTAATAATCCTCATCTTGATGCCTCAACCAATTTACTTCAAAATGAGCTTAACCCAAATTTCCTTCTTTTAGAG GATAATGGTGGGAGTTCATACTGGGAAGGAGTAAATGACCAAGAACTACAAAGCATTATTAATCAATTTGAATTTGGATTAACTGGCAACAACTTCTATTCTTTACAGTTTCG TCGGTGTTTCACGAGTTGCTACAGTCCTCGTGCACCTTAA